One genomic segment of Streptomyces sp. RerS4 includes these proteins:
- a CDS encoding cupin domain-containing protein, whose translation MIENLTRAASAETISDGPGSLITLLTDTAELTCNTASFEVGAAGAPVHFHTKATEFFHVTDGALDVLVGDEVHTLTKGDFITIAPGVKHAFAPAAGHTAEVFVGFTPGMARFDYYRLLGRVRAGEATVQDIIDSQPTYDNHYAESDAWAGRTRSADA comes from the coding sequence ATGATCGAGAACCTGACCCGCGCCGCGAGCGCCGAGACCATCTCCGACGGTCCCGGCTCCCTCATCACCCTGCTCACCGACACCGCCGAACTGACCTGCAACACCGCGAGCTTCGAGGTGGGCGCCGCCGGCGCACCGGTGCACTTCCACACCAAGGCGACGGAGTTCTTCCACGTCACGGACGGCGCCCTCGACGTCCTCGTCGGCGACGAGGTCCACACCCTCACCAAGGGTGACTTCATCACCATCGCGCCCGGCGTGAAGCACGCCTTCGCCCCGGCCGCGGGCCACACGGCCGAGGTGTTCGTCGGCTTCACCCCGGGCATGGCCCGCTTCGACTACTACCGCCTCCTCGGGCGGGTGCGCGCGGGCGAGGCCACCGTGCAGGACATCATCGACAGCCAGCCCACCTACGACAACCACTACGCGGAGAGCGACGCCTGGGCCGGGCGCACGCGCAGCGCCGACGCGTAG
- a CDS encoding PEP-utilizing enzyme: MSIAAAPTFAPPGPGTWSLDATHFTRPVTRFHAEIFPAEFGRGFGDSLRRYGSLLERLDWAFVNGFSYYCPRPIGAPPDVSGHPPHEVWERMAADDPRIRERLATSAMVFERRLWREDLRRWDSEVKPSLVADHRALLEVEPAALDDAGLLAHLDRCREHQRRACYLHHLFNMPALLPMGDLLAHCQEWTSRTPGEILAPLAGSSPDPLAAGEELARLTAAVTADPEARRLFASSTEPAELLDALCALPAPTGAAAAAYLEQVGWRPVNGEDVGDPCVLEMPGLVVRAIRTTAAGRPSANEGQETETAAELRSAVPLPHRGRFDELLSEARLVSRLRDERGSFADLPAIGLTRRAILAAGRRLARTGRIADPAHLVEADYTELRELVRTGDGPDPGELSDRARYREQARYADAPLLLGPPPGDPLPPQWLPPAAARLEQALGAVVQAMFGNPVARTAGRTVHGLGASPGVYEGTARVIRDVAEFGRLQPGDVLVTNATTTAFNIVLPLLGAIVTDRGGALSHAAIVAREFAIPGVVGCTDATAVLPDGSRVRVDGRAGEAAVVS; encoded by the coding sequence ATGAGCATCGCCGCCGCACCCACGTTTGCCCCTCCGGGACCGGGCACCTGGTCCCTCGATGCCACCCACTTCACACGTCCTGTCACCCGCTTCCACGCCGAGATCTTCCCGGCGGAGTTCGGCCGGGGCTTCGGCGACAGCCTGCGCCGGTACGGCTCGCTGCTGGAGCGTCTCGACTGGGCGTTCGTCAACGGCTTCAGCTACTACTGCCCCCGGCCGATAGGTGCGCCGCCGGACGTCTCGGGCCACCCCCCGCACGAGGTGTGGGAGCGCATGGCGGCCGACGACCCGCGGATCCGGGAGCGGCTGGCGACGAGCGCGATGGTCTTCGAGCGCCGGCTGTGGCGCGAAGACCTCCGCCGCTGGGACAGCGAGGTGAAGCCTTCGCTGGTCGCCGACCACCGGGCGCTGCTGGAGGTCGAGCCCGCCGCTCTGGACGACGCCGGCCTGCTGGCCCACCTCGACCGCTGTCGCGAGCACCAGCGGCGGGCCTGCTACCTGCACCATCTGTTCAACATGCCCGCTCTGCTGCCGATGGGCGACCTCCTGGCGCACTGCCAGGAGTGGACCAGCCGTACTCCTGGGGAGATTCTCGCGCCGCTGGCCGGGTCCAGCCCGGACCCGTTGGCCGCCGGCGAGGAGCTCGCGCGGCTGACCGCGGCGGTCACCGCCGACCCCGAGGCGCGCAGGCTCTTCGCCTCGTCCACCGAGCCCGCCGAGCTACTGGACGCGCTGTGCGCGCTGCCCGCCCCGACCGGTGCTGCGGCGGCCGCGTACCTCGAACAGGTGGGCTGGCGCCCCGTCAACGGCGAGGACGTCGGCGACCCTTGCGTCCTGGAGATGCCCGGTCTGGTCGTCAGGGCCATCCGGACCACGGCGGCGGGCCGGCCGTCCGCGAACGAGGGGCAGGAAACCGAGACGGCAGCCGAACTGCGAAGCGCCGTACCCCTGCCCCACCGCGGCCGCTTCGACGAACTGCTCTCCGAGGCCCGGTTGGTGTCGCGACTGCGCGACGAACGCGGATCGTTCGCCGACCTCCCGGCCATCGGCCTCACCCGCCGCGCCATCCTCGCCGCCGGCCGCCGGCTCGCCCGGACCGGACGGATCGCCGACCCCGCCCACCTGGTCGAGGCCGATTACACCGAGCTGCGCGAACTCGTCCGTACCGGCGATGGGCCGGACCCCGGCGAATTGTCGGACCGTGCCCGCTACCGGGAACAGGCCCGGTACGCAGACGCCCCACTCCTGCTCGGGCCACCCCCGGGCGATCCTCTGCCACCGCAGTGGCTGCCGCCGGCAGCCGCACGACTGGAACAGGCCCTCGGAGCGGTGGTCCAGGCGATGTTCGGAAACCCCGTGGCACGTACCGCGGGACGGACCGTGCACGGACTGGGCGCGAGCCCCGGCGTCTACGAGGGCACCGCACGCGTCATCCGCGACGTGGCGGAGTTCGGACGACTCCAGCCCGGCGACGTCCTGGTGACCAACGCGACCACGACCGCCTTCAACATCGTCCTGCCGCTGCTCGGTGCGATCGTCACCGACCGCGGCGGGGCACTGTCCCACGCGGCCATCGTCGCCCGGGAGTTCGCCATCCCGGGAGTGGTCGGCTGTACGGATGCCACCGCGGTACTCCCGGACGGATCCCGGGTCCGGGTCGACGGCCGGGCCGGAGAAGCGGCGGTCGTGTCATGA
- a CDS encoding HhH-GPD-type base excision DNA repair protein yields the protein MDDITIRLAQQPEADALLARSPLAALTGMLLDQQVPMEWAFSGPWTIAQRMGSDDLDAHVIALYDPEAFAELLARKPAVHRYPGSMAKRIQQLCAYLVEHYAGDAAAVWADVGTGAELLARLKALPGYGEQKAQIFLALLGKRFGVRPPGWREAAGGYGLAGVHRSAADITGPESLAKVREYKQAQKAAAKKKEEKER from the coding sequence ATGGACGACATCACCATCCGGCTGGCGCAGCAGCCCGAGGCCGACGCCCTCCTCGCCCGCAGCCCGCTCGCCGCGCTCACCGGGATGCTGCTGGACCAGCAGGTGCCGATGGAGTGGGCCTTCTCGGGGCCGTGGACGATCGCCCAGCGCATGGGCTCCGACGACCTCGACGCGCACGTCATCGCCCTCTACGACCCGGAGGCCTTCGCGGAACTCCTCGCCCGCAAGCCGGCCGTGCACCGATACCCGGGGTCGATGGCGAAGCGGATCCAGCAGTTGTGCGCGTACCTGGTGGAGCACTACGCCGGGGACGCGGCGGCCGTCTGGGCGGACGTCGGCACCGGCGCCGAGCTCCTGGCGCGGCTGAAGGCACTGCCGGGCTACGGGGAACAGAAGGCGCAGATCTTCCTCGCCCTGCTGGGCAAGCGCTTCGGCGTGCGCCCCCCGGGCTGGCGGGAGGCCGCGGGCGGCTACGGCCTCGCCGGCGTCCACCGCTCGGCGGCCGACATCACGGGCCCGGAGTCACTGGCGAAGGTGCGGGAGTACAAGCAGGCGCAGAAGGCCGCCGCCAAGAAGAAGGAGGAGAAGGAGCGGTAG
- a CDS encoding PEP/pyruvate-binding domain-containing protein: protein MRTSPAEVVPLGSATDEALYGGKAANLAIAVRAGLPVPPGIALPWPFVDAVAEGSPGAQEALRAAVDHLAGGSSASGQPLGQPLAVRSSAPGEDSAEASFAGQHLSCLNVDTHQALTEAVRAVRESARAPAALAYRHRLGLVGQPRIAVVVQALVAADRAGVLFTRDPLDGSEVVVVEASWGLGESVVEGLVVPDRYRIDAGGRVRERVAGVKDIAVRPSPLGGISQVTVPPEHVRTLCLDDAQLTELRELASRCALVFAGPQDIEWAFAGGHLHLLQRRPLTVAAEQGLSAPAGRLDGAGGP from the coding sequence ATGAGGACATCGCCTGCCGAGGTGGTGCCGCTCGGGTCCGCGACCGACGAGGCCCTGTACGGCGGCAAGGCCGCGAACCTCGCGATCGCCGTCCGAGCCGGGCTGCCGGTGCCTCCTGGGATCGCCCTGCCCTGGCCGTTCGTGGACGCGGTCGCCGAGGGCAGCCCCGGCGCACAGGAGGCGCTGCGCGCGGCGGTCGACCACCTCGCGGGCGGATCGTCCGCGTCGGGACAGCCACTGGGACAGCCGCTGGCAGTACGTTCCTCCGCCCCGGGTGAGGATTCGGCCGAGGCGAGCTTCGCCGGCCAGCATCTCAGCTGCCTCAACGTGGACACCCACCAGGCGCTGACCGAGGCGGTCCGGGCCGTACGAGAGTCCGCCCGCGCCCCCGCCGCGCTTGCCTACCGCCATCGGCTCGGTCTGGTGGGGCAACCGCGCATCGCGGTGGTCGTACAGGCTCTGGTGGCCGCTGACCGCGCCGGCGTCCTGTTCACCCGCGATCCGCTCGACGGCTCCGAAGTCGTGGTGGTCGAGGCGAGCTGGGGCCTGGGCGAGTCGGTGGTCGAAGGCCTGGTCGTCCCGGACCGCTACCGGATCGACGCCGGCGGCAGAGTACGAGAACGCGTGGCGGGAGTGAAGGACATCGCCGTCCGGCCCTCACCCCTCGGCGGTATCAGCCAGGTCACCGTCCCGCCCGAACACGTCCGAACGCTCTGCCTCGACGACGCGCAGCTCACCGAGCTGCGCGAACTGGCCTCCCGCTGCGCACTGGTCTTCGCAGGACCGCAGGACATCGAATGGGCCTTCGCGGGCGGACACCTGCACCTGCTGCAACGGCGGCCGCTGACCGTGGCCGCCGAACAGGGGCTGAGCGCACCGGCCGGACGCCTCGACGGTGCCGGTGGCCCATGA
- a CDS encoding VOC family protein, giving the protein MAEFQEGAPCWVDAMFTDVEGAKEFYGDVLGWTFGEASTEYGNYTQAYSDGKAVAAVVPPMPGADAPSQWCLYFASSDAAATAEKIKAAGGDLMMEPMQVGSFGTMVIAKEPSGAVFGVWQPGDHRGFEKMGEAGSYAWAEVFTREPEKADGFLPQVFPYESQQMDPGDDPETAGMDFKVFSLGGTQNAVLGRMKMGDDFPPEIPPYIQVYFAVPNCDQAVEKTEARGGMLHFGPMDSPFGRFAALTDPQGAAFAVIDLETTVGEMPSFE; this is encoded by the coding sequence ATGGCTGAGTTCCAGGAAGGCGCCCCGTGCTGGGTGGACGCGATGTTCACCGATGTGGAGGGGGCCAAGGAGTTCTACGGCGACGTGCTGGGCTGGACTTTCGGTGAGGCCAGTACCGAGTACGGCAACTACACGCAGGCCTATTCCGACGGGAAGGCGGTCGCGGCCGTCGTGCCGCCGATGCCGGGGGCCGACGCGCCGTCGCAGTGGTGTCTGTACTTCGCCTCGTCCGACGCCGCCGCCACCGCCGAGAAGATCAAGGCGGCGGGCGGCGATCTCATGATGGAGCCGATGCAGGTGGGCAGCTTCGGCACCATGGTGATCGCCAAGGAGCCGAGCGGCGCCGTCTTCGGCGTCTGGCAGCCGGGCGATCACCGGGGCTTCGAGAAGATGGGCGAGGCCGGTTCGTACGCCTGGGCGGAGGTCTTCACGCGGGAACCGGAGAAGGCGGACGGCTTCCTTCCGCAGGTCTTCCCGTACGAGTCCCAGCAGATGGACCCGGGGGACGACCCGGAGACGGCCGGGATGGACTTCAAGGTCTTCAGCCTCGGCGGCACGCAGAACGCGGTGCTGGGCCGGATGAAGATGGGCGACGACTTCCCGCCGGAGATCCCGCCCTACATCCAGGTCTACTTCGCCGTGCCGAATTGCGACCAGGCGGTGGAGAAGACCGAGGCGCGCGGCGGGATGCTGCACTTCGGCCCGATGGACAGCCCCTTCGGGCGGTTCGCGGCGCTCACCGACCCGCAGGGCGCGGCCTTCGCGGTGATCGACCTGGAGACGACGGTCGGGGAGATGCCGTCGTTCGAGTGA
- a CDS encoding TOBE domain-containing protein, with protein MSLSVRNQIPGTVTAVTSGEAMATVKVRLEGGQDITAAITADAVKELGIAAGSSVKALVKATEVALATGPVEGLSIRNQIAGTVVDVATGPAMASVKVDVDGGGLTAAITADAVDALGLAAGSPVVALIKATEVSLQAA; from the coding sequence ATGAGCCTGAGCGTCCGCAACCAGATCCCCGGCACCGTCACCGCCGTCACCTCGGGCGAGGCGATGGCCACGGTCAAGGTCCGCCTCGAAGGCGGCCAGGACATCACCGCCGCCATCACGGCCGACGCCGTCAAGGAGCTGGGTATCGCCGCCGGTTCCTCGGTGAAGGCCCTGGTCAAGGCCACCGAGGTGGCGCTGGCGACCGGCCCGGTCGAGGGGCTGTCGATCCGCAACCAGATCGCCGGCACGGTCGTCGACGTCGCCACCGGGCCGGCCATGGCCTCCGTGAAGGTCGACGTGGACGGGGGCGGCCTGACCGCCGCCATCACCGCCGACGCCGTCGACGCCCTGGGCCTGGCGGCCGGCTCCCCGGTCGTCGCGCTGATCAAGGCGACCGAGGTCTCCCTCCAGGCCGCGTAG
- the purD gene encoding phosphoribosylamine--glycine ligase, whose amino-acid sequence MKVLVIGGGAREHALCRSLSLDPDVSALYCAPGNAGIAEVAELRPVDALDGAAVAALAVELGADLVVVGPEAPLVAGVGDAVRAAGIPVFGPSAEAARLEGSKAFAKDVMAAAGVPTARSYVCVTPEEVDEALDAFGAPYVVKDDGLAAGKGVVVTEDLAVARAHALACDRVVIEEYLDGPEVSLFAITDGVTVVPLQPAQDFKRALDGDAGPNTGGMGAYSPLPWADPKLVDEVMELVLQPTVDELRRRGTPFSGLLYAGLALTSRGTRVIEFNARFGDPETQVVLARLRTPLASVLLNAANGTLADEPPLSWRDDAAVTVVIASHNYPDTPRTGDPIEGLAEVAAEDGPDAYVLHAGTRREGDAIVSAGGRVLSVTATGSDLAQAREKAYKAVARIRLDGSQHRTDIAAKAAEGR is encoded by the coding sequence GTGAAGGTCCTCGTCATCGGCGGCGGCGCCCGCGAACACGCCCTGTGCCGCTCTCTGTCCCTCGACCCCGACGTCTCCGCGCTCTACTGCGCCCCCGGCAACGCCGGCATCGCCGAGGTGGCGGAGCTGCGCCCGGTCGACGCCCTCGACGGCGCCGCGGTCGCCGCCCTCGCCGTCGAACTCGGCGCCGACCTGGTCGTCGTCGGTCCGGAGGCCCCCCTGGTCGCCGGGGTCGGCGACGCCGTCCGCGCGGCCGGCATCCCCGTCTTCGGCCCGTCCGCAGAGGCCGCGCGGCTGGAGGGCTCCAAGGCCTTCGCGAAGGACGTGATGGCCGCCGCCGGTGTCCCGACCGCGCGCAGCTACGTCTGCGTCACCCCGGAGGAGGTCGACGAGGCCCTCGACGCCTTCGGCGCCCCCTACGTCGTCAAGGACGACGGCCTCGCCGCCGGCAAGGGCGTCGTGGTCACCGAGGACCTCGCCGTCGCCCGCGCCCACGCGCTGGCCTGCGACCGCGTCGTCATCGAGGAGTACCTCGACGGCCCCGAGGTCTCCCTCTTCGCCATCACCGACGGCGTCACCGTGGTCCCCCTCCAGCCCGCGCAGGACTTCAAGCGCGCCCTCGACGGCGACGCCGGCCCCAACACCGGCGGCATGGGCGCGTACTCCCCGCTCCCCTGGGCCGACCCGAAGCTGGTCGACGAGGTCATGGAGCTGGTCCTCCAGCCCACCGTCGACGAGCTCCGCCGGCGCGGCACGCCCTTCTCCGGACTGCTCTACGCCGGCCTCGCGCTCACCAGCCGCGGCACCCGCGTCATCGAGTTCAACGCCCGCTTCGGCGACCCCGAGACCCAGGTCGTCCTGGCCCGGCTGCGCACCCCCCTCGCGAGCGTCCTGCTGAACGCCGCGAACGGCACCCTGGCCGACGAGCCGCCGCTCTCCTGGCGCGACGACGCGGCCGTCACGGTCGTGATCGCCTCCCACAACTACCCGGACACCCCGCGCACCGGCGACCCGATCGAGGGCCTGGCCGAGGTGGCCGCCGAGGACGGCCCCGACGCCTACGTGCTGCACGCCGGGACCCGCCGCGAGGGCGACGCCATCGTCAGCGCGGGCGGTCGCGTGCTGTCGGTGACGGCGACCGGCTCCGACCTGGCCCAGGCGCGCGAGAAGGCGTACAAGGCCGTCGCGCGGATCCGACTCGACGGCTCCCAGCACCGTACGGACATCGCGGCCAAGGCGGCGGAAGGCCGCTGA
- a CDS encoding DNA polymerase III subunit gamma and tau, translating into MSSLALYRRYRPESFAEVIGQDHVTVPLMQALRNNRVNHAYLFSGPRGCGKTTSARILARCLNCEQGPTPDPCGECQSCRDLARNGPGSIDVIEIDAASHGGVDDARDLREKAFFGPASSRYKIYIIDEAHMVTSAGFNALLKVVEEPPEHLKFIFATTEPEKVIGTIRSRTHHYPFRLVPPGTLRDYLGEVCGREGAHVEDGVLPLVVRAGAGSVRDSMSVMDQLLAGAGAEGVTYAMATSLLGYTEGSLLDSVIDAFAAGDGAAAFEVVDRVVEGGNDPRRFVADLLERLRDLVILAAVPDAGEKGLIDAPADLVERMQAQASVFGAAELSRAADLVNAGLTEMRGATSPRLQLELICARVLLPAAFDDERSFQARLDRLERSGPPAGVAYAAPAAAPAMGYVPAPEAHGMAPAGPGGGVAAARAAVRGPEPQPAAPVAPVAAEPAPQPAAAAAAPAPPPSRPRARRPGAWPGAAQPGSGAPAPGAWPGAATPATPPRPPLPPRRLAQRRRPGSGAPAPPRPRPRHPPRRPPRPPPRPPPAWPPARDRSRRCGPASWRP; encoded by the coding sequence GTGTCGTCCCTTGCGCTGTACCGCCGCTACCGCCCCGAGTCGTTCGCCGAGGTCATCGGGCAGGACCATGTCACGGTCCCGCTCATGCAGGCCCTGCGGAACAACCGGGTCAATCACGCGTACCTGTTCAGCGGGCCGCGCGGGTGTGGAAAGACGACCAGCGCGCGGATCCTCGCGCGGTGCCTGAACTGTGAGCAGGGTCCCACCCCCGACCCCTGCGGCGAGTGCCAGTCCTGCCGTGACCTGGCCAGGAACGGGCCGGGGTCGATCGACGTCATCGAGATCGACGCCGCGTCGCACGGTGGCGTGGACGATGCCCGTGACCTGCGCGAGAAGGCGTTCTTCGGGCCGGCGTCGAGCCGGTACAAGATCTACATCATCGACGAGGCCCACATGGTCACCTCGGCGGGCTTCAACGCCCTGCTGAAGGTGGTCGAGGAGCCTCCGGAGCACCTCAAGTTCATCTTCGCCACCACCGAGCCCGAGAAGGTCATCGGGACCATCCGGTCCCGGACGCACCACTACCCCTTCCGGCTCGTGCCGCCCGGCACGCTGCGCGACTACCTCGGTGAGGTCTGCGGCCGCGAGGGCGCCCACGTCGAGGACGGCGTGCTGCCGCTCGTCGTGCGGGCCGGCGCCGGATCCGTGCGTGACTCCATGTCCGTCATGGACCAGCTGCTCGCCGGCGCCGGGGCCGAGGGTGTGACGTATGCCATGGCCACCTCCCTGCTCGGGTACACCGAGGGCTCGCTGCTCGACTCCGTCATCGACGCCTTCGCCGCCGGCGACGGGGCAGCCGCGTTCGAGGTCGTCGACCGGGTGGTCGAGGGCGGCAACGACCCGCGCCGGTTCGTCGCCGACCTGCTGGAGCGGCTGCGCGACCTGGTGATCCTGGCCGCCGTGCCCGACGCGGGGGAGAAGGGGCTCATCGACGCTCCCGCCGATCTCGTGGAGCGGATGCAGGCCCAGGCGTCGGTGTTCGGCGCCGCCGAGCTGTCGCGCGCCGCCGACCTGGTCAACGCCGGGCTCACCGAGATGCGGGGGGCGACCTCGCCCCGGCTCCAGCTGGAGCTGATCTGCGCGCGGGTGCTGCTGCCCGCCGCCTTCGACGACGAGCGCTCCTTCCAGGCCCGCCTCGACCGGCTCGAACGGAGCGGCCCGCCCGCCGGTGTGGCGTACGCCGCCCCGGCCGCCGCCCCCGCCATGGGATACGTTCCCGCGCCCGAGGCCCATGGCATGGCTCCGGCCGGCCCGGGTGGCGGGGTCGCCGCCGCGCGTGCCGCCGTACGGGGCCCCGAGCCGCAGCCCGCGGCGCCGGTGGCACCCGTAGCGGCGGAGCCCGCGCCGCAGCCCGCAGCCGCGGCCGCCGCCCCGGCCCCGCCGCCCTCCCGCCCCCGCGCCCGCCGCCCCGGGGCCTGGCCCGGTGCCGCGCAGCCCGGCAGCGGTGCGCCCGCGCCCGGCGCCTGGCCCGGAGCCGCGACCCCGGCCACCCCGCCCCGGCCGCCGCTCCCGCCCCGGCGCCTGGCCCAGCGCCGCCGCCCCGGCAGCGGCGCCCCGGCCCCACCCCGGCCCCGGCCCCGGCACCCGCCCCGACGTCCGCCCCGCCCGCCGCCGCGCCCTCCCCCGGCATGGCCGCCGGCGCGGGACAGGTCCAGGCGATGTGGCCCGGCGTCCTGGAGGCCGTGA
- a CDS encoding TetR/AcrR family transcriptional regulator, producing MNKRGRYESPLRAEQMEQTRQRIFAAMTEAIADETVEELTIPLVAQRANIAVRTVYRHFPTRDELFVAWNEWAQAHLHVLMLSYPDTLEGLRRLTPELYRSYDENQALILALLNFKAALPLRRQGRAHRFRAVESALAEVTAAASPTARRRAVAVLYLLVSAPAWQAMREQTGLDGAEAGEAAAWAVRVLTDALQRDPQGPAGAATT from the coding sequence ATGAATAAGCGAGGCCGGTACGAGAGCCCGCTGCGTGCCGAGCAGATGGAGCAGACCCGTCAGCGGATCTTCGCGGCAATGACCGAGGCCATCGCCGACGAGACCGTGGAAGAGCTCACCATCCCGCTCGTCGCACAGCGCGCGAACATCGCCGTACGCACCGTCTACCGCCACTTCCCGACCCGGGACGAACTCTTCGTTGCGTGGAACGAGTGGGCCCAGGCCCACCTCCACGTGCTCATGCTGTCCTACCCGGACACCCTCGAAGGGCTTCGCCGCCTGACTCCGGAGCTCTACCGCTCGTACGACGAGAACCAGGCGCTGATCCTTGCCCTGCTGAACTTCAAGGCGGCCCTGCCGCTGCGGCGCCAGGGTCGGGCCCACCGGTTCCGCGCCGTGGAGTCGGCGCTTGCCGAGGTCACCGCCGCGGCCTCCCCGACGGCCCGGCGGCGCGCGGTGGCGGTCCTCTACCTGCTGGTGAGCGCACCGGCATGGCAGGCCATGCGTGAGCAGACAGGACTCGACGGGGCCGAGGCCGGCGAGGCGGCCGCCTGGGCGGTCCGGGTCCTCACCGACGCTCTCCAGCGTGATCCACAGGGCCCGGCAGGCGCAGCCACCACCTGA
- a CDS encoding serine hydrolase domain-containing protein yields the protein MKLQETVDALVASGAEGGVQVAAYLHGRPLVEAYAGVPGPDTLIHGFSTGKGCTATLVHVLAARGLIDYDAPIARYWPRFGAHGKAGITVRHALTHSAGIPHLPRSVTAAELCDWEHMCGVVAGLRPLWEPGAGSGYHGWTFGWILGETVRRVTGLTPGQALREYVAEPLGIADELYFGLPASELPRVAPLVEGGWETYLAGLPTIAPFTRLIAPNRSLWTTAGLANHPRYLRADLPSCGTMTARAAARMYAALLGEVDGVRLLPPDRLAAAAATAVDGRDRMLLVRYAKGLGYFLGMTPMGGEPTAFGHHGSGGSIAFADRRRGLSFAFIHTHLVAPANPTARKLADAVRATAEEAPTRG from the coding sequence GTGAAGCTCCAGGAGACCGTCGACGCGCTGGTCGCGTCCGGCGCCGAGGGCGGCGTCCAGGTGGCCGCGTACCTGCACGGCCGGCCGCTGGTGGAGGCGTACGCCGGCGTCCCCGGCCCCGACACGCTGATCCACGGCTTCTCCACCGGCAAGGGCTGCACGGCGACCCTCGTCCACGTCCTCGCCGCACGCGGGCTGATCGACTACGACGCCCCCATCGCCCGCTACTGGCCGCGGTTCGGGGCCCACGGCAAGGCCGGCATCACCGTCCGGCACGCCCTGACCCACTCCGCCGGGATCCCCCACCTTCCGCGCTCCGTCACCGCCGCCGAGCTGTGCGACTGGGAGCACATGTGCGGGGTCGTCGCCGGGCTGCGCCCGCTGTGGGAGCCGGGGGCGGGCAGCGGCTACCACGGCTGGACCTTCGGCTGGATCCTCGGGGAGACCGTCCGGCGCGTCACCGGCCTCACGCCGGGGCAGGCCCTGCGGGAGTACGTGGCCGAGCCCCTCGGGATCGCCGACGAGCTGTACTTCGGGCTGCCCGCCTCCGAACTCCCCCGCGTGGCGCCGCTGGTGGAGGGCGGCTGGGAGACGTACCTGGCCGGACTCCCGACGATCGCCCCGTTCACGCGGCTCATCGCGCCGAACCGGAGCCTGTGGACCACCGCCGGCCTCGCCAACCACCCCCGCTACCTCCGCGCCGACCTCCCCTCCTGCGGCACCATGACCGCCCGCGCCGCCGCCCGGATGTACGCGGCGCTGCTCGGCGAGGTGGACGGCGTACGGCTCCTGCCGCCCGACCGGCTCGCGGCGGCGGCGGCCACGGCGGTGGACGGGCGGGACCGGATGCTGCTCGTCAGGTACGCCAAGGGGCTGGGCTACTTCCTCGGCATGACACCGATGGGCGGGGAGCCCACCGCCTTCGGCCACCACGGCAGCGGCGGATCGATCGCCTTCGCCGACCGCCGGCGCGGCCTGTCCTTCGCCTTCATCCACACCCACCTGGTCGCCCCCGCGAACCCCACGGCCCGCAAACTCGCCGACGCGGTCCGCGCGACCGCCGAGGAAGCCCCTACGCGGGGGTGA